The following are encoded together in the Salvia hispanica cultivar TCC Black 2014 chromosome 6, UniMelb_Shisp_WGS_1.0, whole genome shotgun sequence genome:
- the LOC125194704 gene encoding probable polygalacturonase At3g15720, which produces MDNHVMGFMVYLLLLLGSIFEVSVVKCAKSKGSSDSGTTFDVTKFGAIGNGKTDDAKAFTSAWEAACNKGLATSMVTVPSGKTFLISAIKFAGPCKSRSITFEILGSIVALPKQAWGKRDDDGDAWILFHQVQGLSVVGNGKGVFDGHGASWWPHVSLYDRASFALRFSHCNNLRVSGLKHMNSQKNHISINGCNHANISNLHITAPGTSPNTDGIDISSSTSLFIQDCVMATGDDCIAINGGTSDVKISRITCGPGHGISIGSLGKNGKHEEVEGIHVENCTFIKTQNGVRIKSWQGGAGFAKNIIFSNINFESADNPIIIDQYYCPHKTCDTKVGAVKVSGVKYIGLRGTTVAKDATIDLKCSKTVPCTDIEFSDINIKSVGGHAGNAIAKCTNAHGTARSCTPPVHCVQT; this is translated from the exons atggataatcatgtgaTG GGTTTCATGGTGTACCTTTTGTTATTATTGGGTTCAATATTTGAAGTGAGTGTTGTGAAGTGCGCAAAAAGTAAAGGCTCATCTGATTCGGGTACAACATTTGATGTGACCAAATTTGGAGCTATAGGAAATGGGAAAACAGATGATGCTAAA GCATTTACATCGGCATGGGAAGCAGCCTGTAACAAAGGTTTGGCAACAAGTATGGTGACTGTACCAAGTGGAAAGACATTCTTGATATCTGCTATCAAATTTGCTGGCCCATGCAAATCAAGATCCATAACTTTTGAG ATATTGGGATCCATTGTTGCACTTCCAAAACAAGCTTGGGGAAAAAGGGATGACGATGGTGATGCGTGGATCTTGTTTCATCAAGTTCAAGGGCTTTCTGTGGTGGGAAATGGGAAAGGTGTATTTGATGGCCACGGTGCTTCTTGGTGGCCCCATGTAAGTTTATATGATCGAGCTTCCTTC gCATTGAGATTTTCTCATTGCAACAACCTTCGTGTGAGCGGATTGAAACATATGAATAGCCAAAAAAACCACATTTCAATAAATGGATGCAATCATGCAAATATTTCAAATCTTCATATTACTGCACCTGGAACTAGTCCTAACACAGATGGCATCGACATAAGTTCTTCAACAAGTCTTTTCATCCAAGATTGTGTTATGGCAACAG GGGACGACTGCATCGCGATCAATGGAGGCACTTCTGATGTCAAGATTTCAAGGATCACATGCGGTCCTGGTCATGGTATAAG CATTGGGAGTTTAGGTAAAAATGGAAAACACGAAGAAGTTGAAGGAATACATGTAGAAAATTGCACATTTATTAAGACCCAAAATGGTGTGAGGATCAAATCATGGCAG GGAGGGGCAGGTTTTGCAAAGAACATCATATTTTCCAACATAAACTTCGAATCAGCAGACAATCCTATTATTATAGACCAATACTACTGTCCTCACAAAACATGTGATACCAAG GTCGGTGCTGTGAAAGTGAGTGGTGTGAAGTACATTGGACTCCGTGGAACGACGGTGGCAAAGGACGCAACAATAGACTTGAAGTGCAGCAAGACAGTGCCGTGCACGGATATCGAATTCAGCGACATCAACATCAAAAGTGTTGGTGGACATGCTGGTAATGCTATAGCAAAGTGCACCAATGCTCATGGAACTGCTCGTTCTTGCACTCCTCCTGTCCATTGTGTCCAAacatga
- the LOC125194706 gene encoding putative late blight resistance protein homolog R1B-17, which produces MAAYAALVSLMNLMDQVQNHPLHSFSFDEKLIQSLLQNVSFLLDFIENYTSHGGSNKAEDLESQIIGAAHAAEDLIESQLVDQILAGSTVNQDRKSFKFLLDLQTSIKKKIMKAINTKPFDKSLKKIIQKMDSIKKKVVKVEDGSRFKDEQPKYSVPADSSRPLITRKTTMMGFDEYLIQLMDVLTGQQCSRQIISVVGMGGIGKTTLATNVYEHPLITEHFDFRAWATISQQYDVVQILKQILSSKEESSSTTTVDQLGDKLYKKLLCNRYLIVLDDMWSSQVWDEIKIFFPDNGSRSRVVITTRLSNLGCGFPFVIDLLDEDRSWKLFCQNAFGDDVDCPFELEKFGKKIARQCRGLPLSIVVIGGHLRKSSRTEDYWEFVADNMNSILTCAEDEQCLNILYLSYSHLPVYLKPCFLYMGMFPEDEVIDASTLVKLWVAEGFLKPNKEQSLEEIAEAHLKDLVERNLVSVHRWSRNGNIKSCNIHDLLRELCIRDANLVRAVMCKPGLLPFHFKLLKILKMGREEVVRLDVDCLKAKFEQVNLRYLSRELDWIMDINDFMPRDLWLPLSLPSSISKLWNLQTLNINGYQIKIIAPSEIWEMPQLRHIELELVCLPDPPMSRSRDDAVVLSNLQTLSKVENFKTSEEVCKRMPNIRKLVIRYNREAISSECFQHNIGYFNKLDSLDCLFKWRQDWRDFALSLSYPSSLRKLSLRNSGLLWGDLTTIGSLPNLQVLKLNDGYMVGEPKWTPDEGMFVRLKYLKIKYYELVEWNAQSSHFPVLESLVLVGLSKLSEIPSGIGEIPTLRYIYLKHCSMSAAISAVRIAEEQEEYGNEELRVEVEFGDQKENEMFREMMKEEGFTTSNLLLRS; this is translated from the exons ATGGCAGCTTATGCAGCTCTAGTCTCTCTAATGAATCTCATGGATCAGGTCCAGAATCATCCTCTTCActccttttcttttgatgAAAAACTGATCCAATCTCTTCTCCAAAATGTCAGTTTCCTCTTGGATTTCATCGAGAATTATACTTCTCATGGAGGTAGCAACAAAGCAGAAGATCTGGAGAGCCAAATTATAGGTGCAGCTCATGCGGCTGAAGATTTAATTGAATCTCAACTAGTCGATCAGATTCTTGCTGGATCCACTGTTAATCAAGACCGAAAAAGTTTCAAGTTCTTGCTCGATCTGCAGACAAGCATTAAGAAGAAGATTATGAAAGCAATCAACACAAAACCCTTTGATAAAAGCCTCaagaaaattattcaaaaaatggATTCCATCAAAAAAAAGGTGGTTAAAGTTGAAGACGGAAGCAGATTTAAAGATGAGCAGCCGAAATATTCCGTTCCTGCTGATTCATCAAGGCCTCTTATCACCAGAAAAACTACCATGATGGGATTTGATGAGTACTTGATTCAACTCATGGATGTGCTTACCGGACAGCAATGCAGCCGCCAAATCATCTCCGTTGTAGGTATGGGCGGCATAGGTAAGACTACTTTAGCCACGAATGTTTATGAACATCCTCTCATTACTGAGCATTTTGACTTTCGTGCTTGGGCTACCATTTCTCAACAATATGATGTCGTACAAATTCTAAAACAAATTCTCTCTTCCAAAGAGGAAAGCAGTAGTACAACAACTGTTGATCAATTAGGTGATAAACTGTACAAGAAGTTGTTGTGCAATAGATATTTGATTGTTCTAGACGATATGTGGAGTAGTCAAGTCTGGGATgagattaaaattttcttcCCGGATAATGGGAGTAGGAGTCGTGTTGTTATAACGACTAGGCTATCAAACTTGGGTTGTGGTTTCCCTTTTGTGATTGATTTGTTAGATGAGGATAGAAGTTGGAAGCTATTCTGTCAAAATGCATTTGGAGATGATGTTGATTGTCCTTTTGAGCTGGAGAAATTTGGAAAGAAGATTGCTCGACAATGTAGAGGACTTCCGCTATCAATTGTTGTGATTGGAGGCCATCTTAGGAAATCATCTAGGACGGAGGATTATTGGGAGTTCGTTGCTGATAATATGAACTCGATCTTGACTTGTGCAGAGGATGAACAATGcttgaatatattatatttgagTTATTCACACTTGCCTGTTTATCTGAAGCCATGTTTTCTGTATATGGGGATGTTTCCGGAAGACGAAGTTATAGATGCTTCAACACTTGTTAAACTTTGGGTTGCGGAGGGATTCCTTAAACCAAATAAGGAACAAAGCTTGGAAGAAATTGCGGAGGCTCACTTGAAGGACTTGGTGGAAAGGAATCTGGTTTCAGTTCATAGATGGAGCAGAAATGGAAACATAAAATCTTGCAACATTCATGATCTGTTAAGAGAGCTCTGCATAAGAGATG CAAATCTCGTCCGTGCTGTGATGTGCAAACCCGGACTGCTTCCCTTTCACttcaaattgttgaaaataCTTAAAATGGGGCGTGAAGAAGTTGTTAGGTTGGATGTTGATTGTCTGAAAGCCAAGTTTGAGCAAGTTAACTTGCGGTACCTCTCACGTGAATTAGATTGGATTATGGATATAAATGACTTCATGCCTCGTGATCTTTGGCTACCCCTGTCTCTGCCTTCCTCAATATCGAAGCTCTGGAATTTGCAAACACTGAATATAAATGGATACCAGATCAAGATCATTGCACCCTCTGAAATTTGGGAGATGCCGCAACTTAGGCATATTGAGTTGGAGCTGGTTTGTCTTCCCGATCCTCCTATGAGTCGCAGCCGAGATGATGCAGTTGTTTTATCAAACCTGCAAACACTTTCCAAAGTGGAGAATTTCAAGACAAGTGAAGAGGTTTGTAAGAGGATGCCTAATATAAGGAAGTTGGTGATACGTTATAATAGAGAGGCGATTAGCTCAGAGTGTTTTCAGCACAACATTGGCTACTTCAATAAATTGGATTCACTTGATTGCCTTTTCAAGTGGAGGCAAGATTGGCGTGATTTTGCGTTAAGCCTCAGCTACCCGAGCTCACTCAGGAAGTTGTCCTTGAGGAACTCTGGCCTACTTTGGGGAGATTTGACAACCATTGGTTCGTTGCCGAATCTTCAAGTCCTCAAACTGAATGATGGTTATATGGTAGGAGAACCTAAGTGGACTCCGGATGAAGGGATGTTTGTCCGACTGAAATACCTGAAGATCAAATACTATGAATTGGTAGAGTGGAATGCACAGAGCTCTCATTTTCCAGTTTTGGAAAGTCTTGTTTTGGTAGGCTTATCCAAATTGTCTGAGATCCCTTCAGGCATTGGAGAAATACCAACACTTAGATATATATATCTGAAACATTGTAGCATGTCGGCCGCCATTTCAGCAGTGAGAATAGCAGAGGAGCAAGAGGAGTATGGGAATGAAGAGCTTCGAGTTGAAGTTGAGTTTGGGGACCAGAAGGAGAACGAGATGTTCAGGGAAATGATGAAAGAAGAGGGATTCACCACCAGTAATCTTCTTCTTAGAAGCTAA